The Stenotrophomonas indicatrix DNA segment AGACGATGCTCGTTGCAGGCAGTGTTGCGGATGGCGATGGCCAAAGGGCTCAGGCCGAAACGCGGGGGTACATCGCAGGCTTCGACGGCGGCGGCCGAGAGGGGCGTCGCGGCCAGCAGCAGGCAGGCGGGCAAGAGCATCCGGCGCATGCGCGGTTCCTGTGGGGGATGGTCGCAGCGTCGCAGCGCCGCTGTGAACGCCGGGTGTGAGAACGGTAGTGCCGGCCGCTGGCCGGCAACATCACGATCCGCGAATCCACCCTCAACCCGGTGGTGGACCCAGCTTCAACGACAGATCAATGGCCTGCACGTGCTTGGTCAGGCCGCCGATGGAAATGCAGTCGACGCCATCTTCGGCGATCGAGCGCAAGCCGCCGAGGCCGACGCTGCCGGACACTTCCAGTGGAATGCGGCCCCCGGTGATGCGCACCGCTTCGCGCCGCAGTTCCGGGCTGAAGTCGTCCAGCAGGATGCGTTCACAGCCGGCCTGCAGCGCCTGCCGCAGCTGTTCCAGGTCTTCGACCTCGACGACCAGCGGCAGCTGCGGCCATTGCCGGCGGGCCGCCGACACGGCGGCAGCCAGTGAACCGGCCGCACGGATGTGGTTTTCCTTCAGCATCACCGTGTCGTACAGGCCGAAGCGATGGTTGTCGCCGCCGCCGCACCGCACCGCGTACTTCTGCGCCAGACGCAGGCCGGGCAGGGTCTTGCGGGTATCGAGGATGCGTGTGTCCGTTCCTTCCACCGCAGCCACGTAGCGGGCAGTGGTGGTCGCTGTGCCGGACAGGGTCTGCAGAAAATTCAACGAGGTGCGTTCGGCGCTGACCAGGCTGCGGCTGCGCCCGTGCAGCAGCGCCAGCACGGTACCGGCGCTGACATGGTCGCCTTCGGCCACCCGCCACTCGATCTGCACGTCCGCATCAAGTGCGCGATGGGTGGCATCGAACCACGGGCGGCCCGCGATCACCGCATCCTGCTTGCACAGCAGGTAGCCACTGTCGGGCTGGTCGGGCAGCAGGGCGGCGGTGACGTCACCACTGCCCAGGTCCTCGGCCAACGCGCGGGCCACATCGGCCGCGACGACGGCTGGATCCGGCGTCGGCAGCGCGCTCATGTGGTCGGGAAGTCGGCGATCTGTGCGGTCGGGATGGCTTCTTCGGCCAACAGCACCGGAATGCCGTCGTCAACGCGGAATACCTGTTTGCGGTCGCGGGTGACCAGGGCTTCGCGCAGCGGCTGCGCCAGCGGGTTGCCATCGGCGCGGTTGACGGTACCGGCGGCGATCGCCCGGTTGAGGGCTTCCAGGCCCTTGCCATCCAGCAGGGACAGGGGCTGGCGGGTGTCGGGCGATACCAGCAGGTCGAGCAGCTTGCGATCCATGGTTCTTCGTCTTGCGTGGAAGATGGCTAGAATACGTCTTTAAGGCAGGTGACGGCCAATGACCCCCAACCCGATCGCGCCGCTTGTCGGCATCGTCATGGGTTCCCGCTCCGACTGGGAAACCATGCAGCACGCCGCCCAGAAGCTTGAAGCCCTGGGTGTTCCGTTCGAAGTGAAGGTGGTGTCCGCACATCGGACGCCGGATGTGTTGTTCAGTTATGCCGAGCAGGCAGGTTCGCGCGGGCTGCGCGCGATCATTGCCGGCGCTGGCGGTGCCGCGCATCTGCCGGGCATGATCGCGGCCAAGACCGCGGTGCCGGTGCTGGGCGTGCCGGTGCAGTCCAAGGCCCTCAACGGCATGGATTCGCTGCTGTCGATCGTGCAGATGCCGGCCGGCATTCCGGTCGCCACCTTCGCCATCGGCAATGCCGGCGCCTCCAATGCCGCGCTGTTCGCCGCCGCGATGCTGGCCAGCGACCAGCCCGCCATCGGCCAGGCGCTGGACAGTTTCCGCGCGCGCCAGACCGAAGACGTGATGGCCCACGACGATCCGCGCCAATGAGTCTGACCGTCGGCATCCTCGGCGGCGGTCAGCTCGCCCGCATGATGGTCCTGGCCGGTGCGCCGCTGGGTCTGCGATTCGAACTGTACGATCCGGCAGCCGATGCCTGCAGCGGCCCGCTGGCGCCGCTCACCGTCGGTGCTTTCGACGATCGGCAGGCACTGGCGGATTTCGCCGCCAAGGTCGATGTGGTGACCTTCGATTTCGAGAACGTACCCGCTGACAGCGCGCAATGGCTGGCCGACCGCGTGCCGGTCTATCCGCCGCCGTCGGCGTTGGCCGTGGCCCAGGACCGGTTGAGCGAGAAGACCCTGTTCCAGCAGCTGGGTATTCCGCTGCCGGCGTTCGCCGATATCCGCAGCCGCGAAGAACTGGCGGCCAAGGCGGCCGAATTCGGTCTGCCGTGCATCCTCAAGACCCGCCGCCTGGGCTACGACGGCAAGGGCCAGTTCCGTCTGCGCAGCGAAGCGGACATCGATGCGGCTTGGCAGGCGCTGGGTGCGCAGGTCGAGCGCACCGGCCTGATCCTCGAGGGTTTTGTCGCCTTCCAGCGCGAAGTCAGCGTGGTAGCCGTGCGCGGCCGCGATGGCAGCTTCCAGGCCTGGCCGGTCACCGGCAACTGGCATGTCGACGGCGTGCTGTCGGCCAGCGTGGCACCGGCGGTGCTGTCCGCTGCCGAGCACGAAGCGGCGATCGGCTATGCCCAGCGTGTCGCCGAACACCTGCAGTACGTGGGTGTGTTCGCGCTGGAGCTGTTCTGCCGCGACGGTGAACTGCTGGCCAACGAGATGGCGCCGCGTGTGCACAACTCCGGTCACTGGACCATCGAAGGCAGCGAAACCTCGCAGTTCGAGAACCACCTGCGTGCGGTGCTCGGCCTGCCGCTGGGCAGTACCCGCATGCTTGGCCATGCCTGCATGCTGAACTGGCTCGGGGCGATGCCTGACCCGAGGCCGGTGCTGCAGCAGGCCAGCGGCCATTGGCACGATTACGGCAAGGAATCGCGTGACGGCCGCAAGGTTGGTCACGCGACGCTGCGTGACGATGATGCCGGGGCGCTGGCCGATGCGTTGGTGCAGGTCGGTCTGGAACTGGACCGCCAGGCCCAGGTGGCCCCGGCCGTGCACGCGCTGCGCAACGGCTGACCAAGGTGATGCCGGCCGTCGGCCGGCAGACGTCGCTGATCTTGGTAGTGCCGGCCGCTGGCCGGCAAACGTTGCCGATCTTGGTAGTGCCGGCCGCTGGCCGGCAATGCCCACCAAGTCGTGGGCATCTACCAAGGCAGGCCCACCAAAAGGTGGGCCGCCGCCACGGCGTAGCGTGATACCGGCAGCGCCGGCTCATGCCCGGCGGATGCCCGTCCGTCTCAGCGCAGCTGGCTCTCGGCGAACTCCCAGTTCACCAGTTGCCAGAATGCTTCCAGATAGCGTGCACGATCATTCTGGTAGTCGGTGTAGTACGCGTGCTCCCAGACATCGCAGCACAGCAGCGGCGTGCTGTCGCCGGTCAGAGGCGTGCCAGCATTGCGCGTCGCCTGCAGGCCGAGCTGCCCACCCGGGTGCTGTACCAGCCACACCCAGCCGGAGCCGAACAGGCCAAGCGCGGTTCGACTGAATTCTTCGCGCAGACGCTGGCCGTCGCCGAACTGGCGCTTGACCAGCTCGCCCAGGCGACCCTGCGGCTCGCCACCGCCGCGCGGGCGCAGGCATTGCCAGTAGAAGCCGTGGTTCCAAGCCTGGGCGGCGGCATCGAACAGCGCGCCCTGGGCGTGGCGGACGATGTCCTCCAGCGTGGCTTCTTCCCATTCGGTGCCGACAATGGCGGCATTGACCGCATCGACGTAGGCGCGATGGTGGCGACCGTGATGGAGTTCCACGGTCTGTGCCGACAGGTGCGGCTGCAGGGACGAGGGCAGGTAGGGCAGGGCGGGCAATTCGACGGGCATGGACAGGTTCGTGGCCAGGGGGCGGCGGCAGCCGGTACCATCGGCTTACAATGGGGGCTACCGTGGGCAGTCTAGCCGACCACCACGGTTGGTTTGTCCAGCGAAGCAAGGAGTGAGGTGTGGCGGTAATGCAGCAAATCCAGGCCGAGGTGGATCGTTACCCGCTCGTGCTGTTCATGAA contains these protein-coding regions:
- the nadC gene encoding carboxylating nicotinate-nucleotide diphosphorylase produces the protein MSALPTPDPAVVAADVARALAEDLGSGDVTAALLPDQPDSGYLLCKQDAVIAGRPWFDATHRALDADVQIEWRVAEGDHVSAGTVLALLHGRSRSLVSAERTSLNFLQTLSGTATTTARYVAAVEGTDTRILDTRKTLPGLRLAQKYAVRCGGGDNHRFGLYDTVMLKENHIRAAGSLAAAVSAARRQWPQLPLVVEVEDLEQLRQALQAGCERILLDDFSPELRREAVRITGGRIPLEVSGSVGLGGLRSIAEDGVDCISIGGLTKHVQAIDLSLKLGPPPG
- a CDS encoding Trm112 family protein, with translation MDRKLLDLLVSPDTRQPLSLLDGKGLEALNRAIAAGTVNRADGNPLAQPLREALVTRDRKQVFRVDDGIPVLLAEEAIPTAQIADFPTT
- the purE gene encoding 5-(carboxyamino)imidazole ribonucleotide mutase, with product MTPNPIAPLVGIVMGSRSDWETMQHAAQKLEALGVPFEVKVVSAHRTPDVLFSYAEQAGSRGLRAIIAGAGGAAHLPGMIAAKTAVPVLGVPVQSKALNGMDSLLSIVQMPAGIPVATFAIGNAGASNAALFAAAMLASDQPAIGQALDSFRARQTEDVMAHDDPRQ
- a CDS encoding 5-(carboxyamino)imidazole ribonucleotide synthase, whose translation is MSLTVGILGGGQLARMMVLAGAPLGLRFELYDPAADACSGPLAPLTVGAFDDRQALADFAAKVDVVTFDFENVPADSAQWLADRVPVYPPPSALAVAQDRLSEKTLFQQLGIPLPAFADIRSREELAAKAAEFGLPCILKTRRLGYDGKGQFRLRSEADIDAAWQALGAQVERTGLILEGFVAFQREVSVVAVRGRDGSFQAWPVTGNWHVDGVLSASVAPAVLSAAEHEAAIGYAQRVAEHLQYVGVFALELFCRDGELLANEMAPRVHNSGHWTIEGSETSQFENHLRAVLGLPLGSTRMLGHACMLNWLGAMPDPRPVLQQASGHWHDYGKESRDGRKVGHATLRDDDAGALADALVQVGLELDRQAQVAPAVHALRNG
- a CDS encoding superoxide dismutase; its protein translation is MPVELPALPYLPSSLQPHLSAQTVELHHGRHHRAYVDAVNAAIVGTEWEEATLEDIVRHAQGALFDAAAQAWNHGFYWQCLRPRGGGEPQGRLGELVKRQFGDGQRLREEFSRTALGLFGSGWVWLVQHPGGQLGLQATRNAGTPLTGDSTPLLCCDVWEHAYYTDYQNDRARYLEAFWQLVNWEFAESQLR